One segment of Leptospirillum ferrooxidans C2-3 DNA contains the following:
- the tatC gene encoding twin-arginine translocase subunit TatC: protein MDRLPFLSHLSELRSRVLRGVLWISGSMIVCFPFSNRVLAWLGSKSGTKLVFTTPTEAFWITLKVALTMGLLISYPLVLWEIWRFVAPGLYREEKKRVFKWLFGLTVFFFLGVVFSDLLALPQALHFLVGFGQSEGLSPFLSVDRTISFELRFLFVFGLIFELPLLMALLTSIGWVTPESFRKGRRWALVGNAVVASVLSPTQDFFNMMIMYLPMVFLYELGILLSAITMRQKKRGDLQRQMAESG from the coding sequence ATGGACCGCTTGCCGTTTCTTTCCCATCTTTCAGAGCTCAGGTCCCGGGTGTTGAGAGGGGTTTTGTGGATCTCGGGATCCATGATTGTCTGTTTCCCGTTCTCGAACAGGGTTCTGGCTTGGCTTGGCTCCAAGTCAGGGACCAAGCTTGTCTTTACAACCCCCACTGAAGCGTTCTGGATCACACTGAAGGTTGCCCTGACGATGGGGCTTTTGATCTCCTACCCGCTGGTGTTGTGGGAGATTTGGAGATTTGTTGCGCCAGGGCTTTACCGGGAGGAAAAAAAACGGGTTTTTAAATGGTTATTTGGGCTGACTGTCTTTTTTTTCCTTGGGGTTGTGTTTTCGGATCTTCTTGCCCTTCCCCAGGCGCTTCATTTTTTGGTGGGCTTTGGACAGTCCGAGGGACTGTCTCCCTTCCTCTCGGTTGACCGAACCATCTCTTTTGAACTTCGGTTCCTTTTTGTTTTCGGACTGATCTTTGAGCTTCCTCTTCTCATGGCTCTCCTCACATCCATTGGCTGGGTGACGCCGGAATCTTTCCGGAAGGGACGACGGTGGGCGTTGGTCGGAAATGCCGTTGTGGCTTCGGTCCTTTCTCCCACACAGGACTTTTTCAATATGATGATCATGTATCTCCCGATGGTGTTTTTATATGAACTCGGCATTTTGTTATCGGCCATAACGATGCGACAGAAAAAACGGGGAGATCTTCAAAGACAGATGGCAGAAAGTGGCTGA
- a CDS encoding Sec-independent protein translocase subunit TatA/TatB — protein sequence MFGIGWPDLIFIFLLIMLVVKPSEWPSLATKTGRFIRLARTRLAPILLEVKDISRSIMEEGRPAEPDDWTPLPQPYQKGGEFPMIQNIRLEKE from the coding sequence GTGTTTGGGATCGGGTGGCCTGACCTTATCTTCATCTTTCTTTTGATCATGCTGGTGGTCAAGCCGTCCGAATGGCCGTCCCTTGCGACCAAGACCGGGCGTTTCATCCGGCTTGCACGAACGAGGCTTGCTCCAATCCTTCTTGAGGTCAAGGATATTTCCCGGTCTATCATGGAAGAGGGCAGACCGGCGGAACCCGATGACTGGACGCCTCTTCCCCAGCCCTATCAGAAAGGTGGAGAGTTTCCCATGATTCAAAACATCAGGCTAGAAAAGGAGTAA